A window of the Carassius carassius chromosome 36, fCarCar2.1, whole genome shotgun sequence genome harbors these coding sequences:
- the LOC132117489 gene encoding RNA-binding protein 27-like isoform X4, translating into MIIENVEALKSWLAKLLEPICEADPSALANYVVALVKKDKPEKELRALCADQLDVFLQKETTGFVDKLFECLTTKNYLGNPAAKEESKIPVQKLEEKEETSHVEDDRDNRRRRSPLRNRSDFNESRTRDDRRRDDRKRREPDRHGKSGGESYRDRHERRGGSSRGRSYSRSRSRSRSGSRGKSREREHNQRRAEHRSKFEQERKDTEPYVPSSGHMGNPHHQQTHPPPLLPLPPPQHQFPSSGSPAVPNAVTVVAPAHLPDSTTESWSTYFTNHTDIKSFNKSSTHKHRCRDYDEKGFCIRGDLCPFDHGNDPLIVDDVTLPSMIPFPPPPGLPRMPMPPMTEPPPRMPMPLRPPHGQPPPPGIYPMPDNYDPEAYNPESPGLTGPGRAQYRHFIPRIQTQRPNLIGLTAGDGQNSRAANIVIQTEPAITSVSCGDVRYSSEQENRKRCLPSTDGPQAKKPWMEKQNFNNQHKPTFPKKNHYVNTKLEVRKIPRELNNITKLNEHFSKFGTIVNIQVVFGGDPEAALIQYTANDEARRAISSTEAVLNNRFIRVYWHRETTSNTQEQGPSQSTNPGQQHPTTHKVINKQHPAGSYVLNNKTFPKQQTAPGSGGTTGVTGGTEPTSPSQEPSVGLTPPSSLAKGPFSRTVLKTASKSLGKTAKVLEAQEVLKKKQEALKLQQDMRKKKQEMLEKQIECQKVLINRLEKNRGMKPEERANIMKTLKELTEKISQLKNEISPTSQATANTTQTKSKTDAQKELLDAELDFHKKLTSGEDTTDLKRRLGQLQVEATRLGLISAGRGKPPAAPSRGRGRGRGRSLRGRGGGNHMVVDHRPRALTIIGFKQEEKEELMPHFMKFGEIEELRDHDATSVVMTFKTRSEAENAANQGAKFKGRILQISWYRPKTPSVSTEPEEEESKKEVSATGIHVMTEPVSPFLLPEEEEEDDDEDDEYESRSWRR; encoded by the exons ATGATTATAGAAAATGTGGAAGCTCTGAAATCCTGGTTGGCGAAACTTCTTGAACCCAT ATGTGAAGCTGACCCATCTGCACTGGCAAACTACGTTGTGGCGTTAGTGAAGAAGGACAAACCAGAGAAAGAGCTCAGAGCATTGTGTGCGGATCAGCTGGACGTCTTCCTTCAGAAAG AGACTACAGGGTTTGTCGATAAACTCTTTGAATGTCTAACCACCAAAAATTATTTGGGAAATCCAGCTGCTAAAGAAGAGAGTAAAATCCCAGTGCAGAAGCTTGAGGAGAAGGAAGAG aCTAGTCATGTTGAAGACGATAGGgataacagaagaagaagaagcccaTTAAGGAATCGTTCTGACTTCAATGAATCAAG GACTAGAGATGACCGCAGGAGAGATGACCGTAAGCGGCGGGAACCGGACCGTCATGGAAAGAGTGGAGGAGAATCATATCGAGACCGACATGAGCGGCGAGGAGGAAGCTCACGGGGGAGGAGCTACAGTCGAAGCAGGAGTCGTAGCCGCAGTGGCAGCCGTGGAAAGAGCCGAGAAAGAGAGCACAATCAGAGGAGAG caGAGCACAGATCCAAATTTGAGCAGGAGCGGAAGGACACAGAGCCTTACGTCCCATCCTCTGGCCACATGGGTAACCCACACCACCAGCAGACCCATCCGCCCCCCCTGCTCCCTCTGCCCCCTCCTCAGCACCAGTTCCCCTCCTCAGGGAGCCCCGCCGTCCCCAACGCCGTAACCGTGGTAGCACCGGCTCACCTGCCCGACAGCACTACAGAGAGCTGGTCCACATACTTCACCAACCACACAGACATCAAGAGCTTCAACAAGAGCAGCACGCACAAACATCGCTGCAGAGACTACGACG AGAAAGGATTTTGCATACGAGGCGATCTCTGTCCTTTTGACCACGGTAATGACCCTCTGATCGTGGATGACGTCACACTTCCTAGCATGATCCCGTTTCCACCCCCACCAGGCCTGCCCCGGATGCCTATGCCGCCAATGACCGAGCCTCCTCCTCGCATGCCCATGCCGCTGCGCCCTCCCCACGGACAGCCTCCGCCTCCGGGCATCTACCCCATGCCAG ACAACTATGACCCTGAGGCCTATAACCCAGAGTCTCCGGGACTGACCGGGCCAGGCAGAGCTCAATACCGCCATTTCATCCCACGCATCCAGACGCAGAGACCCAATCTCATCGGCCTCACCGCTGGTGACGGGCAAAACTCCCGAG CGGCTAACATAGTAATCCAGACAGAGCCAGCCATCACAAGTGTGTCGTGTGGCGATGTGAGGTACAGCTCTGAGCAGGAGAACAGGAAGAGATGCCTACCATCTACAGACGGACCacaggccaaaaaaccctggatgGAAAA ACAAAATTTCAATAACCAGCATAAACCCACCTTCCCAAAAAAGAACCATTATGTAAACACCAAACTAGAGGTTCGCAAAATCCCCCGGGAGCTCAACAACATCACCAAACTCAATGAGCACTTCAGCAAGTTTGGAACGATAGTCAACATCCAG GTGGTGTTTGGGGGCGACCCTGAGGCGGCATTGATCCAGTATACAGCTAATGATGAGGCTCGGAGGGCCATCTCCAGCACCGAAGCCGTTCTGAATAACCGCTTCATCAGAGTGTACTGGCATCGAGAGACCACATCGAACACACAGGAACAGGGACCCAGTCAGAGCACAAACCCTGGACAACAACATCCCACAACACACAAG GTCATTAATAAGCAGCACCCAGCAGGATCGTACGTGCTGAACAATAAAACCTTCCCTAAACAGCAGACGGCCCCAGGATCCGGGGGCACAACGGGCGTCACGGGCGGCACTGAACCTACCAGCCCCAGCCAGGAACCTTCAGTG GGTTTGACACCACCTTCAAGCTTAGCGAAGGGTCCGTTCTCACGCACTGTGTTGAAAACCGCATCAAAATCATTGGGAAAAACGGCCAAAGTACTGGAAGCTCAGGAGGTTTTGAAAAAGAAGCAG GAGGCGCTGAAACTGCAGCAAGACATGAGGAAGAAGAAACAAGAAATGCTTGAAAAACAGATCGAATGTCAGAAG GTGCTGATAAACCGCCTGGAAAAGAACAGAGGGATGAAGCCAGAGGAGAGAGCCAACATCATGAAGACACTCAAAGAACTGACAGAGAAGATCTCTCAGCTGAAGAATGAGATCAGCCCCACCTCACAAGCTACTGCCAACACCACACAAACAAAGTCAAAAACAGAT GCACAGAAAGAGTTGCTTGACGCAGAGTTGGACTTCCATAAGAAGCTGACATCAGGAGAAGACACCACAGATCTGAAGAGGAGGTTGGGTCAGTTGCAGGTGGAG GCAACAAGGTTGGGATTGATCTCGGCTGGGCGTGGCAAGCCACCAGCAGCACCAAGTCGAGGCCGAGGGAGGGGCCGAGGGCGGAGCCTGAGGGGGCGTGGAGGAGGCAATCACATGGTTGTAGACCACCGGCCTCGAGCCCTCACAATCATTGGCTTCAAACAGGAAGAGAAGGAGGAGCTCATGCCACATTTCATG AAATTTGGCGAGATTGAGGAGCTTCGTGACCATGATGCTACCAGTGTCGTGATGACCTTCAAAACCCGAAGTGAAGCAGAAAAC GCTGCAAACCAAGGGGCTAAGTTCAAAGGTCGAATTTTACAGATCTCATGGTACAGacccaaaactccatctgtgtcCACTGAACCAGAAGAGGAAGAGTCAAAGAAAGAGGTCAGCGCTACAGGAATTCATGTAATGACG GAGCCAGTCAGCCCCTTTCTGCTtccagaggaagaggaagaagatgaCGATGAAGATGATGAATATGAAAGCCGCTCATGGAGGCGATGA
- the LOC132117489 gene encoding RNA-binding protein 27-like isoform X1, producing MIIENVEALKSWLAKLLEPICEADPSALANYVVALVKKDKPEKELRALCADQLDVFLQKETTGFVDKLFECLTTKNYLGNPAAKEESKIPVQKLEEKEETSHVEDDRDNRRRRSPLRNRSDFNESRTRDDRRRDDRKRREPDRHGKSGGESYRDRHERRGGSSRGRSYSRSRSRSRSGSRGKSREREHNQRRAEHRSKFEQERKDTEPYVPSSGHMGNPHHQQTHPPPLLPLPPPQHQFPSSGSPAVPNAVTVVAPAHLPDSTTESWSTYFTNHTDIKSFNKSSTHKHRCRDYDEKGFCIRGDLCPFDHGNDPLIVDDVTLPSMIPFPPPPGLPRMPMPPMTEPPPRMPMPLRPPHGQPPPPGIYPMPGPPLIPAPGIDTPPHSRTSRTSSPLALPGVGPPPPPPPPPPSSSSSSSASLHPQYTLSEYNYDPEAYNPESPGLTGPGRAQYRHFIPRIQTQRPNLIGLTAGDGQNSRAANIVIQTEPAITSVSCGDVRYSSEQENRKRCLPSTDGPQAKKPWMEKQNFNNQHKPTFPKKNHYVNTKLEVRKIPRELNNITKLNEHFSKFGTIVNIQVVFGGDPEAALIQYTANDEARRAISSTEAVLNNRFIRVYWHRETTSNTQEQGPSQSTNPGQQHPTTHKVINKQHPAGSYVLNNKTFPKQQTAPGSGGTTGVTGGTEPTSPSQEPSVGLTPPSSLAKGPFSRTVLKTASKSLGKTAKVLEAQEVLKKKQEALKLQQDMRKKKQEMLEKQIECQKVLINRLEKNRGMKPEERANIMKTLKELTEKISQLKNEISPTSQATANTTQTKSKTDAQKELLDAELDFHKKLTSGEDTTDLKRRLGQLQVEATRLGLISAGRGKPPAAPSRGRGRGRGRSLRGRGGGNHMVVDHRPRALTIIGFKQEEKEELMPHFMKFGEIEELRDHDATSVVMTFKTRSEAENAANQGAKFKGRILQISWYRPKTPSVSTEPEEEESKKEVSATGIHVMTEPVSPFLLPEEEEEDDDEDDEYESRSWRR from the exons ATGATTATAGAAAATGTGGAAGCTCTGAAATCCTGGTTGGCGAAACTTCTTGAACCCAT ATGTGAAGCTGACCCATCTGCACTGGCAAACTACGTTGTGGCGTTAGTGAAGAAGGACAAACCAGAGAAAGAGCTCAGAGCATTGTGTGCGGATCAGCTGGACGTCTTCCTTCAGAAAG AGACTACAGGGTTTGTCGATAAACTCTTTGAATGTCTAACCACCAAAAATTATTTGGGAAATCCAGCTGCTAAAGAAGAGAGTAAAATCCCAGTGCAGAAGCTTGAGGAGAAGGAAGAG aCTAGTCATGTTGAAGACGATAGGgataacagaagaagaagaagcccaTTAAGGAATCGTTCTGACTTCAATGAATCAAG GACTAGAGATGACCGCAGGAGAGATGACCGTAAGCGGCGGGAACCGGACCGTCATGGAAAGAGTGGAGGAGAATCATATCGAGACCGACATGAGCGGCGAGGAGGAAGCTCACGGGGGAGGAGCTACAGTCGAAGCAGGAGTCGTAGCCGCAGTGGCAGCCGTGGAAAGAGCCGAGAAAGAGAGCACAATCAGAGGAGAG caGAGCACAGATCCAAATTTGAGCAGGAGCGGAAGGACACAGAGCCTTACGTCCCATCCTCTGGCCACATGGGTAACCCACACCACCAGCAGACCCATCCGCCCCCCCTGCTCCCTCTGCCCCCTCCTCAGCACCAGTTCCCCTCCTCAGGGAGCCCCGCCGTCCCCAACGCCGTAACCGTGGTAGCACCGGCTCACCTGCCCGACAGCACTACAGAGAGCTGGTCCACATACTTCACCAACCACACAGACATCAAGAGCTTCAACAAGAGCAGCACGCACAAACATCGCTGCAGAGACTACGACG AGAAAGGATTTTGCATACGAGGCGATCTCTGTCCTTTTGACCACGGTAATGACCCTCTGATCGTGGATGACGTCACACTTCCTAGCATGATCCCGTTTCCACCCCCACCAGGCCTGCCCCGGATGCCTATGCCGCCAATGACCGAGCCTCCTCCTCGCATGCCCATGCCGCTGCGCCCTCCCCACGGACAGCCTCCGCCTCCGGGCATCTACCCCATGCCAG GGCCTCCTCTAATCCCAGCTCCTGGGATAGATACTCCACCCCACTCCAGAACCAGCAGAACCTCTTCCCCTTTGGCCCTGCCTGGAGTGGGACCccctcctcctccaccaccacctcctccttcctcttcttcctcctcttctgcctctctccaccctcagtacACTCTCTCTGAAT ACAACTATGACCCTGAGGCCTATAACCCAGAGTCTCCGGGACTGACCGGGCCAGGCAGAGCTCAATACCGCCATTTCATCCCACGCATCCAGACGCAGAGACCCAATCTCATCGGCCTCACCGCTGGTGACGGGCAAAACTCCCGAG CGGCTAACATAGTAATCCAGACAGAGCCAGCCATCACAAGTGTGTCGTGTGGCGATGTGAGGTACAGCTCTGAGCAGGAGAACAGGAAGAGATGCCTACCATCTACAGACGGACCacaggccaaaaaaccctggatgGAAAA ACAAAATTTCAATAACCAGCATAAACCCACCTTCCCAAAAAAGAACCATTATGTAAACACCAAACTAGAGGTTCGCAAAATCCCCCGGGAGCTCAACAACATCACCAAACTCAATGAGCACTTCAGCAAGTTTGGAACGATAGTCAACATCCAG GTGGTGTTTGGGGGCGACCCTGAGGCGGCATTGATCCAGTATACAGCTAATGATGAGGCTCGGAGGGCCATCTCCAGCACCGAAGCCGTTCTGAATAACCGCTTCATCAGAGTGTACTGGCATCGAGAGACCACATCGAACACACAGGAACAGGGACCCAGTCAGAGCACAAACCCTGGACAACAACATCCCACAACACACAAG GTCATTAATAAGCAGCACCCAGCAGGATCGTACGTGCTGAACAATAAAACCTTCCCTAAACAGCAGACGGCCCCAGGATCCGGGGGCACAACGGGCGTCACGGGCGGCACTGAACCTACCAGCCCCAGCCAGGAACCTTCAGTG GGTTTGACACCACCTTCAAGCTTAGCGAAGGGTCCGTTCTCACGCACTGTGTTGAAAACCGCATCAAAATCATTGGGAAAAACGGCCAAAGTACTGGAAGCTCAGGAGGTTTTGAAAAAGAAGCAG GAGGCGCTGAAACTGCAGCAAGACATGAGGAAGAAGAAACAAGAAATGCTTGAAAAACAGATCGAATGTCAGAAG GTGCTGATAAACCGCCTGGAAAAGAACAGAGGGATGAAGCCAGAGGAGAGAGCCAACATCATGAAGACACTCAAAGAACTGACAGAGAAGATCTCTCAGCTGAAGAATGAGATCAGCCCCACCTCACAAGCTACTGCCAACACCACACAAACAAAGTCAAAAACAGAT GCACAGAAAGAGTTGCTTGACGCAGAGTTGGACTTCCATAAGAAGCTGACATCAGGAGAAGACACCACAGATCTGAAGAGGAGGTTGGGTCAGTTGCAGGTGGAG GCAACAAGGTTGGGATTGATCTCGGCTGGGCGTGGCAAGCCACCAGCAGCACCAAGTCGAGGCCGAGGGAGGGGCCGAGGGCGGAGCCTGAGGGGGCGTGGAGGAGGCAATCACATGGTTGTAGACCACCGGCCTCGAGCCCTCACAATCATTGGCTTCAAACAGGAAGAGAAGGAGGAGCTCATGCCACATTTCATG AAATTTGGCGAGATTGAGGAGCTTCGTGACCATGATGCTACCAGTGTCGTGATGACCTTCAAAACCCGAAGTGAAGCAGAAAAC GCTGCAAACCAAGGGGCTAAGTTCAAAGGTCGAATTTTACAGATCTCATGGTACAGacccaaaactccatctgtgtcCACTGAACCAGAAGAGGAAGAGTCAAAGAAAGAGGTCAGCGCTACAGGAATTCATGTAATGACG GAGCCAGTCAGCCCCTTTCTGCTtccagaggaagaggaagaagatgaCGATGAAGATGATGAATATGAAAGCCGCTCATGGAGGCGATGA